A region from the Vicia villosa cultivar HV-30 ecotype Madison, WI linkage group LG3, Vvil1.0, whole genome shotgun sequence genome encodes:
- the LOC131661445 gene encoding uncharacterized protein LOC131661445: MDPSHIVSYANFSCEIKIMQARNVEFIKSTKNLFARLYVPTGNNKRIQLNTKNVWDKSFNLDCSCPQEFLESLNQQSLVLELRQKKMFGSQLIGKGEIPWKVILQSQNMELRKWLKMDLASGSDCKEVMLTTPEVEVEIKVKVSSVAEIEKQNNKRFNNWNECGCRNGHDHNAWCNAEDCDIFALGAALEAF, from the coding sequence ATGGATCCATCCCATATAGTTTCTTATGCAAACTTCAGTtgtgaaataaaaataatgcaagctCGAAACGTTGAATTCATCAAGTCCACTAAAAACTTGTTTGCAAGGTTGTATGTTCCAACaggaaacaacaaaagaattCAACTCAACACCAAAAATGTTTGGGACAAGTCTTTTAATCTAGATTGCTCTTGCCCACAAGAATTCTTGGAAAGCCTTAATCAACAAAGCCTAGTGTTGGAGCTAAGACAGAAGAAGATGTTTGGCTCACAACTTATTGGAAAAGGTGAGATTCCATGGAAGGTGATTCTTCAATCACAAAACATGGAGTTAAGAAAATGGTTGAAAATGGATTTAGCGAGTGGAAGTGATTGCAAAGAGGTTATGTTGACAACACCAGAAGTGGAAGTAGAGATTAAAGTAAAAGTGTCTTCGGTTGCTGAGATAGAGAAGCAAAATAACAAGAGGTTTAATAATTGGAATGAGTGTGGATGTAGAAATGGGCATGATCATAATGCTTGGTGCAATGCAGAAGACTGTGATATATTTGCTCTTGGTGCAGCTTTGGAGGCTTTTTGA
- the LOC131661446 gene encoding uncharacterized protein LOC131661446 translates to MDTSHVVAYANFSCEIRIVQAQNVEFIKSTKNLFARLYVPTGNNKRIQLNTKNVWDKSFNLDCSCPLEFLENLNQQSLVLELRQKKMFGSQLIGKGEIPWKVILESQNMELKKWLKMDLMSGSDCKEVMLTTPEVEVEIKVKVSLVAEMEKQNKRINHWNECGCKNGHDHNTWCSAEECDIFALGVALEAF, encoded by the coding sequence ATGGATACATCCCATGTAGTTGCTTATGCAAACTTCAGTTGTGAAATAAGAATAGTACAAGCTCAAAACGTTGAATTCATCAAGTCCACTAAAAACTTGTTTGCTAGGTTGTATGTTCCAACAGGAAATAACAAAAGAATTCAACTCAACACCAAAAATGTTTGGGACAAGTCTTTTAATCTGGATTGTTCTTGTCCACTGGAGTTCTTGGAAAACCTTAATCAACAAAGCCTAGTGTTGGAGCTAAGACAGAAGAAGATGTTTGGCTCACAACTTATTGGAAAGGGTGAAATTCCATGGAAGGTGATTCTTGAATCACAAAACATGGAGTTAAAAAAATGGTTGAAAATGGATTTGATGAGTGGAAGTGATTGCAAAGAGGTTATGTTGACCACACCAGAAGTGGAAGTAGAGATTAAAGTAAAAGTGTCTTTGGTTGCTGAGATGGAGAAGCAAAACaagaggataaatcattggaatgagtGTGGATGTAAAAATGGGCATGATCATAATACTTGGTGCAGCGCCGAAGAATGTGATATATTTGCACTTGGTGTAGCTTTGGAGGCTTTTTGA